The proteins below are encoded in one region of Methanosarcina barkeri 3:
- a CDS encoding TIGR03557 family F420-dependent LLM class oxidoreductase: protein MLKLGYKIAPEQFPPSELLQQVIAAEKAGFESIDASDHFHPWSEEGQACFIWSWLGAAAASTQNIELGTGLTCPILRYNPAVIAQAAATVSSLAEGRTYLAVGTGEALNEYSVTLEWPEYDERQIRMIEAIELIRRLWTGDKVSFDGCYYQTKKAKLYTLPKNEIPIYISSLVPESAYIAGYYGDGLLTVGGGEGLEKPKQILSEFEKGARDSGKDVESLPKAIEISVEYGIDIEASIENFMKLWSGAAVPALFVNKIYTPEMSAQNGKVVGPETIKKQGCFSENPEDHIKFIKKYIEAGFTHIYVHSKASDQIAFIKAYGKDVLPALKET, encoded by the coding sequence TTGCTTAAATTAGGATATAAGATCGCACCTGAACAGTTCCCTCCTTCCGAGTTGCTGCAACAGGTAATAGCTGCTGAAAAGGCAGGCTTTGAGAGTATTGATGCCAGCGATCATTTTCATCCCTGGAGTGAAGAAGGGCAGGCCTGTTTTATCTGGAGCTGGCTTGGTGCAGCAGCTGCGAGTACCCAAAATATCGAACTTGGAACAGGTCTGACCTGCCCTATCCTGCGCTATAATCCTGCAGTTATTGCTCAGGCTGCTGCGACCGTATCTTCACTTGCCGAAGGAAGGACCTATCTTGCTGTTGGAACTGGAGAGGCTTTAAATGAATACTCCGTAACCTTAGAATGGCCTGAGTATGATGAACGTCAGATCCGCATGATAGAAGCAATAGAACTTATCCGCAGACTCTGGACAGGGGATAAGGTCAGTTTTGACGGGTGCTACTATCAAACAAAAAAGGCCAAATTATATACTCTGCCAAAAAATGAAATTCCGATCTATATTTCTTCTTTAGTGCCTGAAAGTGCATATATTGCAGGCTATTATGGGGACGGTCTTTTAACTGTAGGAGGTGGAGAGGGCCTGGAAAAACCTAAACAAATCCTCTCCGAATTTGAAAAGGGGGCCAGGGACTCAGGAAAAGATGTTGAAAGTTTACCGAAGGCAATAGAAATATCTGTTGAATACGGAATAGACATTGAAGCATCTATTGAGAATTTTATGAAACTCTGGTCAGGAGCCGCAGTTCCTGCTCTTTTCGTAAATAAGATTTATACTCCCGAAATGTCTGCTCAAAATGGAAAAGTTGTGGGCCCTGAAACAATTAAGAAACAGGGTTGTTTTTCCGAAAATCCGGAAGATCACATCAAATTTATAAAAAAATATATTGAAGCAGGTTTCACCCATATATATGTTCATTCAAAAGCCTCGGACCAGATAGCTTTCATCAAAGCTTACGGAAAAGATGTTTTGCCGGCATTAAAAGAGACATGA
- a CDS encoding glutathione-independent formaldehyde dehydrogenase yields the protein MRAVVYKGPKDVAVEEVDDPKIENPRDAIIKLTSTAICGSDLHMYDGRTVAEPGTVLGHEPLGVVEEVGDAVTSFKKGDRVVVTFNIACGHCFNCVRGFTSACLTVNPEIAGGAFGYAKMGPYRGAQAEMLRVPFADLNCTKLPGTAGDKWEDDFVLLADIFPTGYYATKLAMLQPGASVAVFGAGPVGLLTAYSALLQGAAQVFVVDYIPERLDLVKDIGAIPIDFTKSDPVAQIKAILSEKEGTSEPMPPEEQKMATVLGSMDPSGNDPVTEIEIMRAGNPAIIGSWLPGEEKMKGVMCGIDAVGYQARDRNDPSKEKPTQVLDDLIRLINPTGHLGVIGVFMSNDPGASDEHAKKGEYMLPFGQLWEKGMSVGTGQTPVKAIQEMLRDMIIGGQAKPSFIVSHRISFDEVPEAYREFDQRANGYTKVIIKPQK from the coding sequence ATGAGAGCTGTTGTATATAAAGGACCAAAAGATGTCGCCGTAGAAGAGGTCGATGATCCAAAGATAGAGAATCCCAGAGATGCTATTATCAAGCTCACTTCAACTGCCATTTGCGGAAGCGACCTTCATATGTATGACGGAAGGACAGTTGCAGAACCCGGTACTGTACTTGGGCACGAGCCTCTTGGAGTTGTAGAGGAAGTTGGAGATGCTGTTACATCTTTTAAGAAAGGAGACCGCGTTGTTGTCACCTTTAACATTGCCTGTGGGCACTGCTTTAACTGCGTTAGAGGCTTTACGAGCGCTTGCCTGACTGTTAATCCAGAGATTGCAGGTGGAGCATTTGGATATGCTAAAATGGGCCCATATAGAGGGGCACAGGCTGAAATGTTGAGAGTACCGTTCGCAGATCTTAACTGTACCAAATTACCGGGAACTGCAGGGGATAAATGGGAAGATGATTTTGTCCTGCTGGCTGATATCTTTCCAACTGGCTACTATGCCACCAAGCTAGCTATGCTACAGCCCGGAGCTTCAGTCGCAGTTTTCGGTGCCGGACCTGTTGGTTTGCTTACAGCTTATTCAGCACTGCTTCAAGGAGCAGCTCAGGTATTTGTAGTTGATTACATCCCTGAGAGACTGGATCTTGTTAAGGATATAGGTGCTATACCTATTGATTTTACCAAAAGTGACCCTGTAGCCCAGATTAAGGCGATACTAAGTGAGAAAGAGGGAACTTCAGAGCCAATGCCACCAGAGGAGCAAAAAATGGCAACAGTCCTGGGTAGCATGGATCCTTCAGGTAACGATCCTGTGACCGAAATTGAGATAATGAGGGCTGGAAACCCGGCAATTATTGGGTCATGGCTGCCAGGGGAGGAAAAAATGAAAGGAGTAATGTGCGGCATTGATGCGGTTGGCTATCAGGCCAGGGACAGAAATGATCCCTCAAAAGAAAAACCTACACAGGTGTTAGACGACCTGATAAGGTTAATCAATCCCACCGGGCATCTTGGAGTTATCGGCGTTTTCATGTCAAACGATCCTGGAGCCTCTGATGAACACGCCAAGAAAGGGGAATATATGCTTCCCTTTGGACAGCTCTGGGAAAAAGGCATGAGCGTTGGAACTGGCCAGACACCAGTAAAAGCAATCCAGGAAATGCTCAGAGATATGATAATTGGAGGACAAGCAAAGCCCAGTTTTATAGTGAGCCACAGGATCTCCTTTGATGAAGTGCCTGAAGCCTATAGGGAATTTGATCAACGTGCAAACGGCTATACAAAGGTGATAATCAAACCTCAAAAGTAA
- a CDS encoding Vms1/Ankzf1 family peptidyl-tRNA hydrolase — protein sequence MGGRQISDRKTKKEATGVTTRGLSTFLGKISGKEQLELEINRLNSQVVKLELDLQNAKNQLEKKEILAKQAVSDRQEVEALLNQERVRTRTLSHELETIQAESQGKLKLRGTENLSLQAIQVYLSKLKSFHAPAGGLLTAYLPSGTRLSDVISEKVLERVEEETLILLDRLEPETGLVLFYDLHRMVCEAIAPPFPITSPAWQLGDSFEVSLLEESLSRDYSMLVLILHAGESFIGFAPDAQVFDTEEIIRSSVKEKHSKGGFSQRRFERLREEDIAHHMDKVLEALDKILEENKFIDCVILSGDFQLIGEIRKRLPLNLEVIEKPSDIRVEKTGGEEILRTVLSSRRYLL from the coding sequence GTGGGAGGAAGACAAATCAGCGACAGAAAAACAAAAAAAGAAGCCACTGGAGTTACTACAAGAGGATTAAGCACATTTCTAGGGAAGATTTCAGGAAAAGAGCAACTCGAACTTGAAATCAACAGGCTCAACTCGCAGGTAGTTAAACTGGAACTTGACCTGCAGAATGCAAAAAACCAGCTTGAAAAGAAAGAAATCCTCGCAAAGCAGGCAGTTTCGGACAGGCAGGAAGTTGAGGCTCTTTTAAACCAGGAACGTGTTCGAACCCGAACTCTTTCCCACGAGCTCGAAACAATTCAGGCTGAATCTCAGGGTAAATTGAAACTTCGCGGAACTGAAAATCTGAGCCTGCAGGCTATTCAGGTTTACCTCTCCAAACTCAAGTCCTTCCACGCCCCTGCAGGTGGCTTGTTGACCGCTTACCTGCCCTCGGGTACCCGGCTCTCAGATGTAATAAGTGAAAAGGTTCTTGAGCGTGTGGAAGAAGAAACCCTTATCCTTCTTGACAGGCTTGAACCTGAGACCGGCCTTGTACTTTTTTATGATCTTCACCGTATGGTCTGCGAAGCTATAGCCCCTCCTTTTCCGATTACTTCTCCAGCCTGGCAGCTTGGGGACAGTTTTGAGGTCTCTTTGCTTGAAGAGAGTTTAAGCAGGGACTACAGCATGCTTGTCCTTATCCTGCATGCAGGGGAGTCATTCATAGGTTTTGCTCCAGATGCGCAGGTTTTCGATACCGAGGAGATTATCCGCAGCAGCGTGAAGGAAAAACACAGTAAGGGAGGCTTTAGCCAGCGCCGCTTCGAACGCCTGAGGGAAGAGGATATCGCGCACCACATGGATAAAGTCCTCGAGGCCCTGGATAAGATTCTTGAAGAAAATAAGTTTATTGACTGCGTTATTCTGAGCGGGGATTTTCAGTTAATTGGGGAAATCCGGAAGCGTTTGCCCCTTAACCTTGAGGTAATCGAAAAGCCGTCTGACATCAGGGTCGAAAAAACAGGCGGTGAAGAGATTCTCAGGACAGTTTTAAGCTCAAGACGGTATTTATTGTGA
- the coaBC gene encoding bifunctional phosphopantothenoylcysteine decarboxylase/phosphopantothenate--cysteine ligase CoaBC, whose translation MDNEEKQKALRSRAEKFHPTLWIQGQKSSSLAGKTIVLGVTGSIGAVRVVELARELIRNGAEVHAVMTEAATHILHPDALHYATGNPTITELGGRVEHVEFCGLKGRADLLLIAPATANTIGKIAYGIDDTPVTSFTTTALGSGVPVMIVPAMHESMFRHPAVSENLVKLKSWGVSIVGPRLEEGVAKIAANEEIVLEVERALGSKNLENRKIIITSGSTAESLDPIRILTNRASGKTGRELALEAYRNGSNVTLVHRDRLGFAGIGEIFAESAAEMTDAVLSELEKGYDVLISSAAIADYTAEPSPEKIKSGGELTLRLKPTRKLIKECRQRYPDLVIIGFKAETGIEKNELLRRAASTLKTSKLDLIAANDVARGGMGTEENELYLLKREKSEPRHVSGNKRKLAACILEEVASLLK comes from the coding sequence ATGGATAACGAAGAAAAGCAAAAGGCCCTCAGGTCCAGAGCCGAAAAGTTCCATCCCACACTTTGGATCCAGGGGCAAAAGAGCTCTTCCCTTGCCGGAAAAACCATAGTTCTTGGTGTTACGGGAAGTATTGGAGCAGTCAGGGTAGTTGAGCTTGCCAGAGAGCTGATAAGAAACGGGGCTGAAGTCCATGCTGTTATGACAGAGGCTGCTACACATATCCTGCACCCTGATGCCCTGCACTATGCTACGGGAAATCCAACAATCACCGAACTTGGAGGCAGGGTTGAGCATGTGGAGTTCTGCGGGCTTAAGGGCAGAGCCGACCTTCTCCTTATAGCCCCTGCAACCGCAAACACCATAGGAAAAATCGCATACGGAATAGATGACACTCCTGTTACCTCGTTTACAACAACTGCCCTTGGCTCTGGTGTGCCTGTGATGATTGTTCCTGCAATGCATGAATCAATGTTCAGGCACCCTGCTGTATCTGAAAATCTGGTAAAATTGAAAAGCTGGGGAGTCTCTATTGTGGGCCCCAGGCTTGAAGAAGGCGTCGCAAAAATTGCGGCAAATGAAGAAATCGTGCTCGAGGTAGAAAGAGCTCTCGGAAGTAAAAACCTTGAAAACCGAAAGATAATTATTACGAGCGGTTCTACTGCCGAAAGTCTGGACCCCATCAGAATTCTCACGAACCGAGCCTCAGGCAAAACCGGTAGGGAACTTGCCCTTGAAGCTTACCGCAATGGATCTAATGTAACCCTGGTTCATAGGGACCGACTTGGGTTTGCAGGGATCGGTGAGATCTTTGCAGAGAGCGCCGCCGAAATGACCGATGCCGTGCTCTCGGAACTTGAGAAAGGGTACGATGTCCTTATCAGTTCGGCAGCAATTGCAGACTATACAGCCGAGCCTTCTCCCGAAAAGATAAAATCGGGAGGAGAACTCACCTTGAGACTGAAACCCACCCGCAAATTGATTAAAGAATGCCGTCAAAGGTATCCCGACCTCGTGATTATAGGTTTCAAGGCTGAAACCGGAATTGAAAAAAACGAACTCCTCAGAAGGGCAGCTTCAACCCTTAAAACGTCAAAACTGGACCTGATTGCAGCAAATGACGTTGCTAGAGGTGGAATGGGCACTGAGGAGAATGAACTATACCTGCTTAAACGGGAAAAAAGTGAACCAAGGCACGTAAGCGGGAACAAACGCAAACTTGCAGCCTGTATCCTTGAAGAGGTAGCCAGTCTGTTAAAGTAA
- a CDS encoding pantoate kinase: protein MYTYESEGADIQAKAYAPGHITGFFQIHEHENPHRKGSTGCGIVLNGGVTTEIKIGKSIEETEIFLNGKRVEGRTTRTVAEMMTKVPVRIKSWAEIPIGCGFGASGAGALGAAYALNNALSLDQTVKSLTEYAHVAEVVNCSGLGDIAAQSSGGVVIRLQPGGPEYGLVDRIPAPEARVFCIVLGEISTGSVLRDEAAALKINSAGKEAMSELLKKPTLENFMYQAKTFASKTGLMSSKAKDVIEAANANGGLASQAMLGDTVFAIAPYSQQFRLYEALQEFGEVLEYGISTCVPRLMNE from the coding sequence ATGTATACATATGAGAGTGAAGGAGCAGACATTCAGGCAAAAGCCTATGCTCCGGGACACATAACAGGTTTTTTCCAGATCCACGAGCACGAAAATCCTCATCGTAAGGGTTCTACAGGCTGCGGAATTGTCCTGAACGGAGGCGTGACCACCGAAATAAAGATCGGTAAATCTATAGAAGAAACCGAAATTTTCCTTAATGGAAAAAGAGTTGAAGGCAGAACTACTCGAACGGTCGCAGAGATGATGACCAAAGTGCCTGTAAGAATAAAAAGTTGGGCAGAAATCCCGATTGGATGCGGGTTTGGAGCTTCAGGTGCAGGAGCTCTCGGGGCCGCTTATGCCCTGAACAATGCGCTTTCCCTGGACCAGACCGTAAAAAGCCTGACCGAATATGCCCACGTGGCTGAAGTTGTCAATTGCAGCGGACTTGGAGATATTGCTGCTCAGTCCAGCGGTGGAGTAGTGATCAGACTGCAGCCCGGCGGGCCCGAGTACGGGCTTGTGGATAGGATTCCGGCTCCCGAAGCCAGGGTTTTTTGTATTGTGCTTGGCGAAATTTCTACCGGTTCAGTCCTGAGGGATGAAGCTGCAGCCTTAAAAATTAATAGTGCAGGAAAAGAAGCTATGTCCGAGCTTCTTAAAAAACCTACTCTTGAGAACTTCATGTATCAGGCGAAAACTTTTGCCAGTAAAACCGGTCTTATGAGCAGTAAGGCAAAAGATGTGATCGAAGCTGCAAACGCAAATGGTGGGCTTGCTTCCCAGGCTATGCTCGGGGATACTGTTTTTGCAATTGCCCCTTACTCCCAGCAGTTCCGTCTCTACGAAGCCCTCCAGGAATTCGGAGAGGTATTGGAATACGGCATAAGCACCTGTGTGCCAAGGCTGATGAATGAATGA
- a CDS encoding 4-phosphopantoate--beta-alanine ligase, with protein sequence MTEIPKDHPRYESLIAREKVTAGVKMGITSIQGLISQGRGESFDYLIGERSTKSALYAERAAVAALLLAKNPVISVNGNVAALAPEKVVALADVTGAKLEVNLFHRTETRVHLIIEQLRANGASEVLGKNPDASLELSHARRLVESRGIYSADVVLVPLEDGDRCEKLVEMGKTVITIDLNPLSRTSRMATISIVDNLTRALENMIKLGVELKKERKEELVKLITTYDNKRALSEAISEIQEYLKTMTVELEY encoded by the coding sequence ATGACCGAGATACCCAAAGACCACCCGAGGTATGAGTCCCTGATAGCCCGTGAAAAGGTTACAGCCGGGGTAAAAATGGGAATTACTAGTATTCAGGGACTAATTTCTCAGGGAAGAGGCGAAAGCTTTGATTACCTTATAGGCGAACGAAGCACTAAGTCTGCCCTGTACGCTGAAAGAGCAGCAGTTGCTGCACTGCTTCTGGCAAAGAACCCTGTGATCTCCGTAAACGGCAATGTCGCAGCCCTGGCTCCTGAAAAAGTTGTTGCTCTTGCAGATGTTACAGGGGCAAAACTTGAAGTCAATCTCTTTCACAGAACCGAAACAAGGGTTCATCTTATAATAGAACAACTCAGAGCCAACGGAGCTTCTGAAGTGCTCGGGAAAAACCCGGATGCAAGCCTTGAGCTCTCTCACGCCAGGCGGCTGGTAGAAAGTCGTGGGATCTATTCTGCAGATGTCGTGCTTGTCCCACTGGAAGACGGAGATAGGTGTGAGAAACTTGTAGAAATGGGAAAGACTGTTATAACCATTGACCTCAATCCTCTTTCACGGACTTCAAGGATGGCTACAATCTCGATAGTTGACAATCTTACACGGGCACTCGAAAATATGATCAAGCTCGGCGTGGAACTAAAAAAAGAGAGAAAAGAAGAACTAGTAAAATTAATCACAACTTATGATAACAAAAGAGCTCTTTCCGAGGCCATTTCCGAAATCCAGGAATATCTTAAAACTATGACTGTTGAACTGGAATACTGA
- a CDS encoding HD domain-containing protein, protein MDLIEKTREFVAIFLEGEPSSHDMSHINRVEALCLKIQKEEGGDPFVLQLAALLHDVGVIKEHEEGGDHAIYSADIASEFLSKSGLGKEVIEAVTGCIRVHRFSAGESPETLEARILQDADRLDALGAVGIFRAVLSMGALRMLKHTTGMDKGSSKRTVYIEDPIEGFNEYMQYKPFTIPEKLNTDAAKKIAEERLKIMRLYLEALNLEAEINEQEL, encoded by the coding sequence ATGGATCTGATAGAAAAAACAAGGGAATTTGTAGCTATCTTTCTTGAAGGTGAGCCCAGTTCCCACGATATGTCTCATATAAATCGAGTAGAAGCCCTCTGCCTGAAAATCCAGAAAGAAGAAGGGGGGGATCCGTTCGTACTTCAGCTTGCAGCCCTCCTCCATGATGTAGGCGTTATTAAGGAGCATGAAGAAGGCGGAGATCATGCCATATATAGTGCCGACATCGCATCGGAATTCCTTTCAAAATCAGGACTCGGAAAAGAGGTTATTGAGGCTGTTACTGGTTGTATCCGAGTGCACCGCTTCAGCGCAGGGGAAAGTCCGGAAACTCTCGAAGCCCGAATTTTACAGGACGCTGACAGGCTTGATGCCCTTGGAGCAGTAGGGATTTTCAGGGCTGTTCTTTCCATGGGAGCTCTCAGAATGTTAAAGCATACAACAGGGATGGACAAAGGGAGTTCAAAAAGGACTGTGTACATTGAAGACCCTATTGAAGGCTTTAACGAATATATGCAGTACAAACCTTTCACAATTCCTGAAAAGTTGAATACCGATGCTGCAAAAAAGATTGCCGAAGAAAGGCTGAAAATTATGCGCCTTTACCTTGAAGCCCTGAACCTGGAGGCAGAAATCAATGAGCAGGAACTCTAA
- a CDS encoding amidohydrolase family protein, producing MADIIVKNAYVLTMDPDAGDLKNGTVVIEDGKITEIGEKTSESAETVIDAKHSVVMPGLVNTHTHAAMTFFRGYADDLQLADWLEGHIWPAEAKLTAEDVYKGSLLACLEMIRSGTTSFADMYFYMDETAKAVEASGLRASLCHGLIELWNEEKGEVDLKEGKRFVRAWQGAADGRIKTMYGPHAPNTCSEEFLAKVREEANRDGAGIHIHVLETEAELLAMKERYGKCSVHLLEDIGFLGPDVLAAHCVWLSDGDIEILRKRGVNVSHNVISNMKLASGIAPVNKMLEKGVNVSLGTDGCASNNNLDLFEEMKTAALLHKVNTFNPTALPAQQVLQMGTVNGAKALGTETGMLKVGMKADLIVVDMKKPHLTPCFDVPSHLVYSAKGSDVRTTIVDGKVLMDDYRVLVLDEQKVMEEAQKAAKELVARVNA from the coding sequence ATGGCTGACATAATTGTAAAAAATGCTTACGTTCTGACTATGGACCCTGATGCAGGAGACCTCAAAAACGGGACTGTTGTCATTGAAGACGGAAAGATTACGGAAATCGGGGAAAAGACCAGTGAAAGTGCCGAGACCGTGATTGATGCAAAACATTCGGTGGTAATGCCAGGGCTTGTAAATACGCATACTCACGCCGCAATGACCTTTTTCCGGGGTTATGCCGATGATTTACAGCTTGCAGACTGGCTTGAGGGACATATCTGGCCTGCTGAGGCAAAGCTGACCGCAGAAGATGTCTATAAAGGCAGTCTGCTTGCCTGTCTGGAAATGATAAGGTCAGGCACCACCTCTTTTGCGGATATGTACTTTTATATGGACGAGACTGCAAAAGCAGTTGAGGCATCAGGGCTTCGGGCTTCACTCTGCCACGGGCTCATAGAACTCTGGAACGAAGAAAAAGGAGAAGTCGACCTTAAGGAAGGGAAGCGCTTTGTTCGGGCATGGCAGGGAGCAGCCGATGGCAGGATAAAAACAATGTATGGGCCTCATGCTCCGAACACATGCTCTGAGGAGTTTCTTGCAAAGGTAAGGGAAGAGGCTAACAGGGACGGTGCCGGAATCCATATACATGTCCTTGAGACCGAAGCCGAACTTCTGGCTATGAAAGAGAGGTACGGAAAATGCTCGGTGCATCTCCTGGAAGATATAGGGTTTTTAGGGCCGGATGTGCTTGCTGCTCACTGTGTCTGGCTTTCCGACGGCGACATAGAAATTCTGAGGAAGAGAGGAGTGAACGTTTCCCATAATGTAATAAGTAACATGAAACTAGCTTCAGGAATTGCTCCTGTAAACAAGATGCTTGAAAAAGGAGTTAATGTGAGTCTTGGCACTGACGGCTGTGCCTCAAACAATAACCTTGACCTTTTTGAGGAGATGAAAACGGCTGCTCTTCTGCATAAAGTCAATACTTTCAACCCTACTGCCCTTCCTGCGCAGCAGGTGCTTCAAATGGGTACGGTAAACGGTGCAAAAGCCCTTGGCACGGAAACCGGCATGTTGAAAGTCGGAATGAAAGCGGACCTTATTGTGGTAGATATGAAAAAACCGCATCTTACTCCATGTTTTGACGTTCCTTCTCACCTGGTGTACTCTGCAAAAGGAAGCGATGTCAGGACAACAATTGTAGATGGAAAAGTCCTTATGGACGATTACAGGGTTCTGGTCCTGGACGAGCAGAAGGTAATGGAAGAGGCTCAAAAAGCTGCAAAAGAGCTTGTTGCAAGGGTAAACGCTTGA
- a CDS encoding adenosylhomocysteinase, protein MTEKELIESGNMKMDWARNHMPVLAIVRKKFEEEKPLKGLKVGMALHVEAKTAVLVETLAAGGAEVSITGCNPLSTQDDVSLALGTRKDISCFARYGVESQEYYEAIDRVLDIKPDITIDDGADLIFKLHTERTDLLPNILGGCEETTTGVHRLHAMEKEGALKMPVIAVNDAMTKYLFDNRYGTGQSAWDGINRTTNLLVAGKNVVVAGYGWCGRGVAMRASGLGANVIVTEVDPIRALEARMDGYRVMKMADAAKLGELFVTTTGNRDILTAEHFNSMPDGAILANSGHFNVEIDMEALASLAKSTRTVRHNIKEYDLGDRRINVIAEGRLVNLAAGDGHPAEVMDMSFANQALCVRYIAENKLANGVHKVPLELDTFVAKMKLQSMGISIDELTPTQECYMSGWECGT, encoded by the coding sequence ATGACCGAAAAAGAACTCATAGAATCCGGAAACATGAAGATGGACTGGGCAAGAAATCATATGCCTGTACTTGCCATAGTAAGGAAAAAATTCGAGGAGGAAAAACCCCTTAAAGGGCTGAAGGTAGGAATGGCCCTGCACGTGGAAGCAAAAACCGCAGTCCTTGTAGAGACCCTCGCTGCAGGCGGTGCAGAGGTATCAATTACCGGCTGCAACCCTCTCAGTACACAGGATGACGTGTCCCTTGCCCTTGGTACCCGCAAGGATATAAGCTGCTTTGCAAGATACGGAGTCGAAAGCCAGGAATATTACGAGGCAATCGACCGGGTTCTTGACATAAAACCCGATATCACAATCGATGACGGGGCAGACCTTATATTTAAATTGCATACAGAAAGGACCGACCTGCTTCCGAATATTCTTGGCGGCTGCGAAGAGACAACAACCGGTGTACACAGGCTTCATGCGATGGAAAAGGAAGGAGCCCTGAAAATGCCGGTAATTGCAGTAAACGATGCCATGACAAAATACCTCTTTGACAACCGTTACGGGACAGGCCAGTCAGCCTGGGACGGGATTAACAGGACCACAAACCTCCTGGTAGCAGGCAAAAACGTTGTTGTTGCAGGCTACGGCTGGTGCGGTCGAGGAGTTGCAATGCGTGCTTCAGGCCTTGGGGCAAATGTAATTGTTACCGAAGTCGATCCTATAAGAGCTCTTGAAGCCAGGATGGACGGGTACAGGGTCATGAAGATGGCAGATGCTGCAAAACTAGGTGAACTCTTTGTGACCACCACAGGAAACCGTGACATCCTCACAGCCGAACATTTCAATTCCATGCCTGACGGAGCAATCCTTGCAAATTCCGGCCACTTCAATGTGGAAATCGATATGGAAGCCCTTGCCTCCCTTGCCAAATCCACCCGAACCGTAAGACACAATATAAAAGAATACGATCTCGGCGACAGGCGTATCAATGTCATAGCTGAAGGCAGGCTTGTTAACCTTGCTGCTGGTGACGGCCATCCAGCCGAAGTTATGGATATGAGTTTTGCAAACCAGGCCCTCTGTGTGCGTTATATTGCCGAAAATAAGCTTGCTAACGGAGTACATAAAGTACCTCTGGAACTTGATACTTTTGTGGCAAAAATGAAACTTCAGTCAATGGGCATAAGCATCGACGAACTAACGCCAACACAGGAATGTTACATGAGCGGCTGGGAATGCGGAACGTAA